The DNA sequence GACACCATTAGAAGTCCTTGCCTGATCTGATACAGAACTAGAATTCATTCCTTGTACACTGCCATCTTCTACGTGAATTTCACCACCAGGAAAGAGAGCCCTAAGTAAATTTAAAATACCACTTGGGACCTGCCTCTCAGATTCTTGATCGTTTTGGGTCCCACCAGACGATAAAAAGCTGATACTAACACTTCGTCCAGTGGGGGGATCTGGTTGCCTTATATTGGGAGTTGATCCTGCAGGACACAGCCAGTAATAAGTATTCAACTCATATAGCTACTTCACCATCTTGGTTAACTAAAGTAGAAGAGATAAACAAACTAAAATCCAGTTCCTGTATGAGCTAACAACTAATTCAAATCGAGTGAGTAAGACCTTGATCTTACAGGGTTCTAAAACATGATTGTATATTAAATCAACCATTTCTTTTACGTGCCATTTGCAACATTACAGTAACAATTTCAAGACATGGTGATCCTTGAAACTTATGAACAAGATGAAACCTGCTGTTGCTTTTTTGAGCATCTAATAGTACAAAAAATAAGATAAAAGCAATGACGCATGCACATCATAATTTTACTTCTAGATTAATGGGGTTAAATTTGGAAACATGATTGTGCGGCCTATGTGGCAAGTTACCACAGCTCCTCTTCCTTGACTAGTCCAACATATTTTTACTCACTATTCAAATCTCTTTGCCTATTGGTCTCCCTTCACCATTTTCCCATTTTGTTGCAAACAACAAGATTATAAACTAGGTACCCCAACCAAAGAACCCCAGGGCCTGCTCTTCACCGTTATCAATCCCGGGGAAGCAATTTAGCCTACCATATTTGCATTTTATGTACTCATGATATGATTAACTTCAACTAGTATATTGCAGGGTACATTCATTGAGGGAGCCAGAAAAAAATGGATATATTACCGTCTCTTGCAGGATCTGTAATGTTTTCAGAAGACTGCCGATCAGTGTGAAGGCCGGCAGGATGATGATCACCAGATGCTTGAGATCCTCGCTCACCGTTCACATTTCCAGAAGCTACATGTTGAAGCCTTCCGAGAAATGGATAGTATAACCCAATCGAACTACCAGCAGACTCAGATGGTAGGCGACTGGCAACTACGGTCCTGACTGGCACTACCCTCACACCCGAATCTCCAGCCAAAGCTGAACCATCTGAGACACTTGGCGGTGTTTGATTGGCAGGATTTTCACCACCTGAACTTGGTGCTGAGTTTCTTTGTGAAGGTTGCTGAAGATCACGATGCTCCTCTCGATTGACATTGGCAGTGGTCGTTGGTGAACCTAATGGTTAAAGTAAATAATACTTAAACAGTGGCATATATTTTACATCAAACAAGAACTAAACAGAACGTGGAATATATAAAAGGTACCTCTTCGTATCTGTATATCAATACGCCTAGGATGAAAACCAGAACCAAGTCCATTAAGTAGACCAGAACCAGGCTGTAGAGCTCCCATGGGGATGGCACCTAAACTCATTCCTGATTGAAAAGGAAGAGGCTGGCCAAATATCATTCAGTTTCAATCAGTACAGATAGAAGAACTTCAGAAGAGAGATTTGAATCTCTGGTTTAATTGTAGAAAATTACCTGAACCATTATAGGGTTAGGACCAGTCGGGGATATGAAAACTGCAGGTCCAGCATTAACCACAGCATCAGACTGTATGAGAGATGAGCCAAAAAAAGTTACATAGATCAGCTAAAACTCAAAAGGACTTGGATGAATTAGCAAGAAAATTTGGATTCAGAAAATACCGGTGTTTGGCCCATTTGCAATGTCATCATAGTACGGCCAAGTTCAAGTAAACAGGCACCTAAATTATGATACAAAGTTCCAGTTCTCAATGCACTGGCTTGGGTTCTCATCCGTGCTGAGGGATCCGTCACATTCGCTTGATTCTCCAACTGGCTTGCAAGTCGCTGCCAagatataaaatgaaaaatcacTATGTCTTTTTGTTTGACATAATAAAATCAAAGAGTTGTAAGCTTGTGACTACTATGGGATGGTGGATGGAGGTGTCCACTTATCTCTTCTACTCTAAAACAATATAATAAATCACTTATGAGGACAACAAATAAAATCAAGCTACCAGCACATTATCGAATTTAAAAGACCAAATAATATACTTGCGACAATATATGGGAAATTTACAATTACACTTGAGAACGCACAAGTAGAGATTCTCCGGCTTGTTCAATGAGTAATAATCGAGCAGTACGAATGACTTCTGCCAATGATGCAGGTGAAGGGATCCCCTCTCGTCTTATTCCGGGACCTGACGAGGAATTGGAACTTTCGTCATTCCTATGAATAGCTTCTTGACTGCGTCCTCCATCTCTGGCTGTTAGTGAATGAGTGAAAGCAATTTTAGAAAACCAGAAGCCTAGTTAAAACAAACATAAATTATCATCAGAACTTGTATGGAGACAACTCACCAATGGCCAGAAAGTCGCGCCTTATATGACTCAGATATCGAGATAAAGTATTCAACGAATCAGGAATCACCTAAAAGGACCGCCAATAAAGCAGAAAAAgtcatttattttctttcaaacTGATTCATATACTGAGAAAGTTGAAATTTCAAACTTGCCAGAGGTGGCAGATTCCCCAAAGAAAATGGTGCTGAGTGACCAAAAGTGCCATTTGATCCATCAGATTGAGCCCTTGTGGTAGCTTGCTCCGATAGAAGTTGGGATAAATCAAACAAACCGCTCAAACCTGATGTCCTTTCTGGCCTCTGTGTCCCAGGATCCTGCAGCATATCAACCATCCACATACCAAATTTAATATGCAAGCACAGAGAAGTAcataaaatttaacaaaaactgATATATGAATGTTGATCCATGCATATACACAATATTTATCAATTGTCAAAAGGCCATTGgaatttctctttttcttttaacatcAAACAATGCAAAGAAGTCATGGCTAATACTTTTACTATGGCACCCACCAGACCCAAATAAGTCAAGTGTGCATTTACAGACATGCTTTTAGTCATATAGGGATTAGCttctaaattttaaatttaaagtTTACCGTGACATCAACGCCTTCACTGCCACTCGCAATACTTGGGATTCCTACAGAGCCGAGAACAGCAGAGAGGAACTGCTCACAAGCAGAAATAAGAAAACCATCAAAATAAGACATAATTCGACGTGTGGAAACATGAATCATTCAGTTAAGCACTTACCCGACTAAAATCTGGTGGAACTCCATCCCCCTGAACAGGCACACTGAAACTTTCAATGAAGACACTCGATCGACCACGGCTTGTACTAGAAGCAGGATCAGTTGCTACATACAGTGAAAGCATGCCAATAACAGCTGTGAGATTTAATAATTGAACCAAGAGATCTAAAAGAGAAACAAGCTTTGCTAACATGTCCAAAGCTTATAACACAATATCCATAGAAGATGCGGTCAATAATATTTTGTCTAAAGAAAACATTTAAGGAATATCATTATATGAAGTATATCAACCTGAATGATTCAGTAGTCCCTCGGATGAAGGTGGAATAGGTTGTCTGACAACCAAATGTAAGGTGTGGCCATCCTCAACATCTAAATAATGTtaagaaaacaatttcaaatGCTTTACATCAAAATCTGGTGAGTGAAATGTATTTAAAAGTAGAAAGGGGCATATGAGCTTGACTAGATAAAATGATATTAAACCCATCTTATGCAGTAACTTATAGCCACAAATAGTTAACATCCCAAATTAATTGGTGACATATTAGAACAGTTATATATCAGGAAAGACAAACGGAAAGAACATCCTAAGTAACATAGAGAGCCACAAGGTTtctaaaaacttcaatttctaCCAATCAAAACAACAACAGAATAGGATACGATAGGCAGAGAGAAGCTGATCATCCTTAAGAACTTTTCCTCTGCATATTAGCCGCTGTTGCTCTGATAGCACACCAGTAACAGAGGCAATCTGTTCTTTCAAAGCAGGAACTGGCATCTGCAGTTCAGAAAACAGAATGTTTAGAAATCTTTCACAGACCAATTAATACCAGCATCCCCTCATCGGAAATATTTAAGTATTCAGAACTACCAAAAGAGTGTGTACCTCTTTATCCACTTTGAGAGTATAGGTTTGTGAATCCAATGTCTTTATTTTTATCTCAATCGTGGGTTCACACCCATCCATCTGCTCACTCATTGGAATATGTTCAGCACCATTACTTCCCATTTTTCTCAGCTCACACTGATCCCTACAAAGAGGCAAGAGTAGAAATCAAAATTATTgtactttttctcctcctgtACAATTTTCCATAATCAAAACCAATATTGTAAACATAATTTCACTTAAAAACAAACTCTTGCTCATTATTCTGCCCTAACAGAACTAAACTCAATTCCAAGTCTGCAAACATGCAAGACAACACAAAACTGAACACTATGACATTGTGAATGAAATCTAAAGCTAAATTCATGCTCCACGAAATCCCAACCAACCATAAGTTATAATGTATATCAGCACTACATAGGTAGTTCCAATTGACAGCACCCATAACCCATTTCAATCCATTACCACTAAGTCATCATAAACAGCAGACACTTTCTTCATTAAACAAACTTCAAGCCaataatcaatcaatcaatcaaaaaccaaaaactccacCCATAATAACAAAACCCTTTCAACTGAACCAACTCAATTCACAATTCCCACCAAGCAAATCCCTCAAAACCTCACAGAACCAAACCCTGAAACCCTTCACTCACACACCCAAAAATCCTAGGGTTTTCAGACCCAAGCAAACCACCAAAAAGACTCAAACTTTCGCAACCCACAACCGCAAAACTCATATCTGACCAGCACCCACCAATCACCAGACCCGAACCCACCGGAAAACCCGATTGACCCATCAAGCCGGAACCGGAAAACGGAAAACCCAATTCGGAAAAAACCACGATCATGAAAAAAAGTTACCTGCTTGGCCAAGAAAGACCAAAACTTTAAGGTCTCGGCGCAGAGCCCAAGAGGGGAATTGGCCGTTTTAGCCCTGGGAGCTCCGAGACGAGAATGGTCTCGGCGTCTGTGTCGTCGGCGGCTCTGCTGACCCAACTTGGGCGGTGGGTCGTCGTCGGCTCTGTCACTATGTGGCGAATGAAGGACGATGCTGATGATGACTCCAGGGAGGGAAAAATATTGGCATACTAAAAATTGGTGGTCTCACAAACCCTGTAAATTATAAATCTTTTACCTTTAaaagattttattattattattattattattattattatgttaTGGAGGGTAAATATAGGGATGTTATGGATGGGAGTGAGAGTAAGTTTTCTAGGGATGTTTTTGTCTGGTATAGTGAATTGTGAATGTGGAATAGTTTTTGTGTTGTGCACTATTTACTTTCTTCCCAAGCAATGGAAAAACCCTGCTTTAGGGGTTACAATATAGATGGAagaaaatgttaattttgggcCAATAGTATAGCAAAAGTTTAGCATATATTCAGATAGAGCTAGCCCGCGGTAATCAAACCAAGAGTTTTGATTGGGTATTATTCTGAAATCTGAAGTGCGGAAAAAGTTTGTGATTttggtgctttttttttttttttgagatgagtGATTTTGGTGCTTATACCGTTAATGTTGATGTATTTATATTAGAGATGCTGTAACTTAAAtgattaatttcaatttacccCTCTAAAGTTTAgaggtgtcatcatttcactccctctacttttaattttgaatttttaccccctaaacttttcaatttcaatcagccgtgtccaatttctactattccatccaaattgaatgttaaatttgacttttgagggctaaaatggtcatttcaacataaaagaaaataaaaaattaattttttttttttttttttttgtcttcaacctatacaccacaagttataataggtttataaaaacaaaataaatactcTAAGTGGTTGAAAgcagctcgctggtctacgatatttgtgatatatctctgataaagtgaagaattttaggatatatccccaataaagtgaagaaatatttgtaaaaaataattttacactttatctgtaaataaatatctgtatatccccaataaagtgaagaaatatctatgtaaaatcatttttggtctacgatatttgtgatatatctccaataaattgaagaattttatgatatatcctcaataaagtgaagaaatatctgtaaaaaatgattttacactttatctgtaaatatctatatatccccaataaagtgaagaaatatttgtgtaaaatcattttttacagatatttatttacaaataaagtgtaaaattattttttttacagatatCTCTTCacttattggggatatatccttaATTCTTCacttatcggagatatgtcacaaatatcgtagaccagcgagaggctttcaactacctaaagtatttttttgtttttataaacctattataacttgtggtgcataggttgaagacaaaataatataaaaaaataataaataaataaataaaacgaagaaacagaaaaaaaaataaaataataataataaaaaaaaactataaaaaaaaaaaactaaaaaacagaaattttttttttaatgttgaaatgaccattttagccctcaaaagtcaaacttaacgtccaatttggacggaatagtagaaaatggacacggctgattgaaattagaaagtttagggggtaaaaattcaaaattgaaagtagagggggtgaaatgatgacacccctaaatctcaggggggtaaactgaaattaatctttATATTTGTATTTTGTATTCTCATAAAATGTAGTTGCGTCTAGCGAA is a window from the Rosa chinensis cultivar Old Blush chromosome 2, RchiOBHm-V2, whole genome shotgun sequence genome containing:
- the LOC112187661 gene encoding ubiquitin-like domain-containing protein CIP73, which codes for MGSNGAEHIPMSEQMDGCEPTIEIKIKTLDSQTYTLKVDKEMPVPALKEQIASVTGVLSEQQRLICRGKVLKDDQLLSAYHVEDGHTLHLVVRQPIPPSSEGLLNHSATDPASSTSRGRSSVFIESFSVPVQGDGVPPDFSRFLSAVLGSVGIPSIASGSEGVDVTDPGTQRPERTSGLSGLFDLSQLLSEQATTRAQSDGSNGTFGHSAPFSLGNLPPLVIPDSLNTLSRYLSHIRRDFLAIARDGGRSQEAIHRNDESSNSSSGPGIRREGIPSPASLAEVIRTARLLLIEQAGESLLRLASQLENQANVTDPSARMRTQASALRTGTLYHNLGACLLELGRTMMTLQMGQTPSDAVVNAGPAVFISPTGPNPIMVQPLPFQSGMSLGAIPMGALQPGSGLLNGLGSGFHPRRIDIQIRRGSPTTTANVNREEHRDLQQPSQRNSAPSSGGENPANQTPPSVSDGSALAGDSGVRVVPVRTVVASRLPSESAGSSIGLYYPFLGRLQHVASGNVNGERGSQASGDHHPAGLHTDRQSSENITDPARDGSTPNIRQPDPPTGRSVSISFLSSGGTQNDQESERQVPSGILNLLRALFPGGEIHVEDGSVQGMNSSSVSDQARTSNGVAVAPEAEPRVSEEGIFLSNLLHQVMPLISQAATREPGLVPAEAENSSEHTMAQDSSTVAENSNVGTSRRHSQSDCDEPPSSKRQKKE